The genomic stretch AAGCGGAAGGAGCCGTCCTCTGGATGGCCGAGGATGGGGGTAGGCAATATCGCTTCCAGAGCTGTCGCGGACGCTCCGTTCCCCCGGCCGGGGATGAGGTCTTTCGCCCCAACGAAGTAGAGCGCCGACTTATTCACGGGGGCAAGGCGGTCACTATGGATCGTGGCGCCGCCCTCTGGCTTCCCCTGCTAGCCGGGGTGGAGCCTCTGGCCTTTATTCGGGTGGAGCGCCCTGGGCAAAGACCCGACTTCAGCCGTGAGGATCAGGCTGTTGCCGATGCCGTCGGCGAGTTCGCTGCCAGCGCCCTGCACGGCAGCCTGCAGCGTCGTCGCTTTGACCGGCAATGTTTTCGGGTGCGGCCGGGGGGCGGCTACACCATGGCCTTTTTTACGGACACCCTTGAGCGTGAATTGCGGCGCTGCGACCGCTACGGCCGAAACCTGTCGCTGATCAAGCTGGTCGTCGTCAATTACCGTGAGGTCGCCTGCCGGTTTCTCGATCGGGAACTCGGCGAGGTGGTAAATCGTATGGCTGACACCCTGCAGTCCGTTTTGCGCGACGCCGACATTCTGGCCATGGAATCGCCCGATCAGTATTTCATTCTACTGCCAGAAACGGACTACTGGGGGGCGCTGGTGGCCCAGAAACGCATTCGCAAGGCGCTGGCGGGGCAGCTCTGCGTGGTCGGACCGAAAAAGCAGGTCGATCTGGATGTGTTCATGCGCTCCGCCTCCTTTCCCGTCGATGGCGCCACCTTCGCTTCTCTCCGGGCCACGGTGGAAAAGAACATCGCCCAGCTGCCCGACAGTCTTTTTCTGCGGGCCGGGATGGAATCGCTCTCCTTCTGGGATATCGTCGACGGCTTGCTGACCAAAAAGGGCGGGTCTCCGTCTCTTTTCGGCGAAACAGAGGCGGCCTCATCCGTCGACGCCCTCGCCCAGAGCAATCCCTTTTATCTGGACAGCGGCAGGATGAATGCGCTGATGGAAGCCTTTTGCCGCGAGGTGGTCGAGTCGAACCGGGTGCGGGGCATCGTTTACCGCGGCTGTGCGGATTTTGACGCCGTTCGTCAAGCCCTTGGCCAGGTCGATGGCCTCGAACAGTCGGCGACGTCACTCTTTTTTCTGGGGGGCACGGATCGGGTCCACTGGGATTACCAGCGCATCCACCCCATTTATATCGACGACCCGCGCTTCTCGCAGGTCGATTTTCTGCTTTACCTCAACGAAGACCATGCCTATGCCCTCTTTACCCGCCAGGTCGAAGGCGAGTTGGCGGGTTTTCATAGCTGTGACTTCTTTTTTGTCGAAAACCTGATTGCCAAACTCCAGGAGCAGTACCGTCTGCAAGCCCTGATCTAGGATGACCATGGCCTCTCCGACCGCACAAATCCTGATTGCCTCCTCCGAAGACGACCTGGCCCCCCTGGTCCCGCTGCTGTCACAGCAGGGCTACCAGGTGAAATATGACGGGGACAGCGCCAGAGTCCTTGAACGGGCCCTGAAGGCACCGCCGGCGCTTATCCTGGTCGATACCCGCCTTCGGGGGCTTACGGCCAGTCGTTTTGGACAACTGTTGCGCGGTAACAGCCGTACCGAGGGGATCCCGGTTTTTTATGTCGGCGAAGAGGGCGAAAACGTCGAAGGCTTCCGGCGACACAAAGATCGTTTTGTGCCGCGTCCTTTCAATACCGAGCAACTGCTGGCCGATATTCACGCGTTCTTTCGTCGGGCCGGTCAGGTCCGCCAGGTCAGCCGCAAGAAAACTGATTTCGAAGGGAGCCTCAGTCGGTTGTCCCTGGTCGATCTGCTACAGGTCCTGAGTCTGAATCAGAAAGAGGGCGTCCTGACCCTGACCCGCCCGCAGGGCAAGGGGACCATCTATTTGCTGGACGGCTGTGTCATTCACGCGCATACCTGCCAGGTCAGCGGTGAGAAGGCGTTCCACCGCATGCTCACCTGGGACGAGGGTCTCTTTGCTTTTTCGCCCACCCACGTCGATGTGGAAGCCAGCATCCATTTGCCCATGGATCATCTGCTCATGGAAGGGCTTCGGCAGAACGATGAGCTGATGCAGCAAAGGAACGCCCTGCCAGCGCCCGACCTTCTGTTGCGTTTGAATGTACCCCGGCAACAGGTTCCCGAGGATCTGCGCCCCGTTACCCGGGAAATTCTCGACCTGCTTGCCTACTATCCGCGCTGCGGGGACCTCGTCGAACATTGTTCGCGGCCAGATTATGAGGTTCTGCAGGTTCTCAAAGACCTGCTTGACCGCGGCCTGGTTAAGGTTCGTGCCGCCACCGTCTCAAAGACGACCAGTCAGCCACTGCTCAGCAGTGAGGATATTCTGGCGGTCAGGAATCGCCTGGTGCCGATCGATGCCCTGCCAGAGAGGGCCAGTGGCAAGCTGATTCTGCTGGCCCGTTCGCAAAAAAGGGTAGTCACCTTTCTGCAGGCCTTGCAGGGGCTGGAGGAGTTCGAGGCGCGCCGGGAATTTCTTGACATGTCAGAAGGGTTGCCTCTGGGCGACGCCGGCCGGTTAAACCTCAACGAGGTCTTTTATCTCAGGCTTTTTGCGCTCCCTTCCTTAGCCAGCGCGGCTCCTTTGTGGCAATCCTTCTCCAGCCGTCTTTTCGGGGTCATTGTCCTTGATGGCAAAGAAGGTTTTGCTGAAGCGGAGCGCTTCTTCACCGAGCGGTTCGGAGTTCAGGTTCTCTCGTTCGATTCCGCCGCCCTGACCGACAACCGGCGTCAGGGCCTGCTACGCTGCCTCCAGCAGCTGGCGGCGCCCTTTCGACAATCTCTTGAAAAGGATAAACCGTGATCGATCTGCACACCCATTCCATCTACAGCGACGGCGAACTGATCCCGGCGGAATTGACCCGGCGGGCGGCTGTGGCCGGCTATCGCGCCCTGGCGATTACCGACCATGGCGATTTTTCCAACCTGGACCTCATTATCCCCCGTCTGGTCCGGGTCGCTGGCGATCTGGGCAAGGCCTGGGGCTTTACCGTGCTGGCCGGCATCGAATTGACCCATGTGCCGCCACCCATGATGCTGACCGCCGTGCAGGAGGCCCGTCGCCTCGGAGCCCAGATTGTCGTCTGCCATGGCGAAACCATCGTCGAGCCCGTTGCGCCCGGTACCAATCGCGCGGCTCTGGAAGCGGATGTCGACATTCTGGCGCATCCCGGGCTCATTACGGCCGAAGAGGCCACACTGGCGGCCCGCCGGGGTATTTGTCTGGAAATCACCACCCGCAAGGGGCACAGCCTGACCAATGGGCACGTCGCCCGCCTGGCCCTGGAGCAGGGCGCGCCTCTGGTAATCAATACCGACAGCCACGCGCCGGGCGATCTGACGCCTCTGGCCATGGCCCGCAAGATCGCCCTGGGGGCCGGGTTGAGCGAAGAGCAGTTTGAGCAGACCCGTCGCAACAGTGACCAGTTGGTGCGCAAGGCCCTGGGGGTGATGGCTGTCAGAAATGGTGAGTGAAACCTGAAACGGAAAAAGTGAGGTTTTTATGAACGAACAGGATTTTGATTTTTTCAAGCGATTTGTCGAAGCCCCCAGCCCGTCCGGGTTCGAACAACCGGCCCAGCGCGTGTTCCGCCAGGAACTGGCGGACGTGGCCGATACCGTCGAAACCGACGTTATGGGCAACGTCATGGCGCGTCTTAGGGCCGGCCGGGAGGATGCTCCACGCGTCATGCTGGCCGGCCACTGCGACGAAATCGGCCTGATGGTCAAGTATATCGACGACAACGGCTTTCTCTATTTCGGCCCCATCGGCGGCGTCGACGCGCATCTGGTACCCGGCCAGCGGGTGTGGGTGCATGCCGCCGCCGGCAGCATTCCTGGCGTCATCGGCAAAAAGCCCATCCACCTTATCGAGGCCAAAGAACGCGATACGGTGGCCAAGTTCAAGAATATGTTCATCGATATCGGCTGCAGCGACCGGCAGGAGGCCGAGGCTCTGGTCGCCGTCGGCGATCCGGCCACCTTTGCCGTGGGCCTGCAGCGGTTGCAGGGCGACCGCGTCACCTCCCGCGCCTTTGACGACAAGATGGGCGCCTTCATCGTCGCCCAGGTTCTCAAGGAAGTGCGCCGGCGCGGCCATTCGCCCGTGGACCTCTTCGGCGTTTCCACGGTGCAGGAGGAGATCGGCCTGCGCGGCGGCACCACCAGCGCCTATGGTGTCAACCCCGATGTGGGCATCGCCATCGAGGTGGGACATTCCACCGATTATCCCGATGTCGACAAGAAGGAGATCGGCGACTTCCGCGTCGGCAAGGGGCCGATCCTCGCCCGCGGCGCCAACATCAATCCCGTCCTCTTCGAGTTGCTGGTGCAGACGGCCCGGGAGGAGAATATCCCCTATCAGGTCATGGGCGCCCCCCGGGCCACCGGCACCGACGCCAATGTCATCCAGCTCTCCCGCGGCGGGGTGGCGGCGGCCCTGGTCAGCGTGCCGCTGCGCTACATGCACACCCCGGTGGAACTGTTGTCCCTGAGCGATCTGGAGAACACGGTGCGCCTGCTCGTCGGGCTGCTTGGTCGCCTTACCGACCGCCACATGTTTATCCCCGGTTGACGTAGGATTTTTCCTTGACTCGGACCGCCGAGATTGCATAGCATCATCGATTAAAAGTTTTTCCCAGCAACCGACAATAAGGAGATCGCGATGCAGGATCTGGATATACGTGAAGGCCTGACCTTCGACGACGTTTTGCTTGTCCCCGCCCATTCGGAAGTCTTGCCCAAAGAAGTCGATCTGACCACCAGCCTGACCCGGAAAATCAAGCTCAATATCCCGCTGCTGTCGGCGGCCATGGATACGGTGACCGAATCGCGCACCGCCATCTGCATGGCGCGCGAAGGGGGACTCGGCATCGTCCACAAAAATATGACGCCGGAAGAGCAGGCGCTGGAAATCGACCAGGTCAAGAAGTCGGAGAGCGGCATGATCGTCGATCCCATCACCATGCATCCCGATCAGAAGATCTACGAAGCCCTCGACCTCATGAAAAAGTACCGTATCTCCGGGGTCCCCATCACCAAGGACGGCCGTCTCGTCGGTATTCTCACCAACCGCGACCTGCGTTTCGAGACCAGACTCGACCAGCCTATCTCCAACGTCATGACCAAGGACAAGCTGGTCACCGTGCCACCCGGCACCACCCTGGAAGAAGCCAAGCAGCACCTGCATGAACACCGCATCGAGAAGCTGCTGGTGGTCGACGATAGCTACGCTCTCAAAGGCTTGATCACCATCAAGGATATCGAAAAGGTCCGCAAATACCCCATGGCCTGCAAGGACGAGTTCGGCCGCCTGCGCGTCGGCGCCGCCATCGGCGTCAGCGGCGACCGCGAGGAGCGCCTCGAAGCCCTCATCCGAGCCGGGGTCGACGTGGTCATCATCGACACGGCTCACGGTCATTCACAGGGGGTTCTTGAGGCCGTGGTCGACACCAAGCGCCTCTATCCCGACCTGCAGCTCATCGCCGGCAACATCGCTACCGCCGAGGCGGCCAAGGCCCTGATCAAGGCCGGCGCCGACGGCATCAAGGTGGGTATCGGCCCGGGCTCCATCTGCACCACCCGCGTGGTGGCCGGCGTCGGCGTTCCGCAGATCACGGCCATCAACGACGTGGCCAAGGTCGCGCACAAGGCCGGCATCCCCCTCATCGCCGACGGCGGCATCAAATATTCGGGCGAGTTGCCCAAGGCTATCGCCGCTGGTGCCGATATCATCATGATCGGCTCCCTCTTTGCCGGTACCGACGAATCACCGGGCGAAACCATCCTGTACCAGGGGCGCACCTATAAGGCTTACCGTGGCATGGGCAGCCTCGGCGCCATGAAGATGGGGAGCAAGGACCGCTATTTCCAGGCCGACGTGGAGAGCGAAGTCAAGCTCGTCCCCGAAGGGATCGAAGGCCGCGTGCCCTATCGCGGCAGCCTCTCGGCCAATATCCACCAGCTGCTCGGCGGCCTGCGGGCCGGCATGGGCTACACCGGCTGCCGCACCCTCAAGGAGCTGCAGCAGAACGCCCAGTTCGTGCGCATTACCAACGCCGGCCTGCGCGAGTCCCACGTCCACGACGTGGCCATCACCCACGAAGCCCCCAACTACCGCGTCGAGCGCCAGGGTTAGGCCGGAGTCCTCATGTCCGATATCCATAGCGAAAAAATTCTTATTCTCGATTTTGGCTCCCAGTACACGCAGCTTATCGCCCGTCGGGTGCGTGAAGCCCATGTCTACTGCGAACTGCATCCTTACGACATGGATCTGCAGGCCATCCGCGATTTCGCGCCCCAGGGGATCATTCTCTCCGGCGGTCCCAAATCCGTTTACGACCAGGGGGCGCCGGCCGTGGAAGAAGCCCTGTTCGAGCTGGGCGTCCCCGTTCTTGGCATCTGCTACGGTATGCAGCTGATGTCCCGTCATTTCGGCGGCGAGGTGGTGCCGGCGGGCAAGCGGGAATTCGGCCATGCCGATCTGCACAGCCAGGGCCAGCCCGGCCCACTCTTTGACGGCTTTTTCGTCGAAGGGAGCAGCCCCGTCTGGATGAGCCACGGTGACCACGTCTCGCGCCTCCCCGCGGGGTTCGAGGTCGTCGCCCACACCGATAACGCGCCGGTGTGCGCCATCCAGAACGTGGCCCGCCGGTTGTATGGCGTTCAGTTCCACCCCGAGGTCAACCACACCCCCCGCGGCGAAATTCTCATCGATACCTTCGTACGCAAAATCTGCGGCTGCAGCGGCAGTTGGACCCCCGGGCACATCATCGAAGACGCCATCAGTCGCATCCGCGAACAGGTCGGCAGCGACCGCGTCATCCTCGGTCTCTCCGGCGGCGTCGATTCCTCCGTGGCCGCCGCCCTCATCCATCGGGCCATAGGCGAGCAACTCACCTGCGTCTTTGTCGACAACGGCCTGCTGCGGCTGGGCGAGGGAGATCAGGTCATGGCCACATTCGCCGAGAACATGGGCGTCAAGGTCATCCGCGTCGATGCCGAGGACCGCTTCCTCGCTGGCCTGGCCGGGGTGAGCGACCCCGAGCGCAAGCGCAAGATCATCGGCGGCCTTTTTGTCGATATCTTTGAAGAAGAGGCCGGCAAGCTCAGCGATGCCAAATGGCTGGCCCAGGGAACCATCTACCCTGACGTCATCGAGTCGGCCGGGGCGAAAACGGGCAAGGCCCACAATATCAAGAGCCATCACAACGTCGGCGGCCTGCCCGACTATATGAAGCTGCAGCTGCTGGAGCCTCTGCGCGAGCTCTTCAAGGATGAAGTTCGCGCCATCGGCGAAGAGTTGGGGCTGCCCCGACAGATGGTCTGGCGTCATCCCTTCCCGGGACCCGGCCTGGGGGTGCGTATTCTCGGCGAAGTCAAAAAAGAGTACGCCGACATTCTGCGCCGCGCCGACGCCATCTACATCGAAGAGCTCTACAGCAGCGGGCACTACGACAAGATCAGCCAGGCCTTCGCCGTGTTTCTGCCCGTCAAGAGCGTCGGTGTCATGGGCGACGGCCGTACCTATGAGTACGTGGTGGCCCTGCGTGCCGTCGAAACCAAGGATTTCATGACCGCCGGCTGGTATCCCATGCCTTATGCCGATCTGGCTCGCATCAGCAACCGCATCATCAATGAGGTCAAGGGCATCAACCGCGTCGTTTATGATATTTCCAGCAAGCCCCCCGCGACCATCGAGTGGGAGTAGGCCTGCCACAGGCTTCGGATAGAGCCATGGACAGCAAGACACGAATTCTCTTTGTCGACGACCACGAAGTCTTCCACGAGTGCATGCGGGCCCTCTTCGCCGCCCATGAGGGGACGGAGATCGTCGCTACCGCCAACAACGGGCAAAGCGCCGTGCGTCTGGCCGGTGAGCTGCGTCCCGACATCGTGGTCATGGATATGTCCATTCCCGTGCTGCATGGCATCGAAGCCACCCGGCAGATTGTCGCCGAAAACCCCGAGTCCCTGGTCATCATCCTCTCCGGCCACGCCGAAAGTGACATGGTGCGCGAGGCCTTCCGCGCCGGCGCCAAGGGCTACGTTCTCAAGGAAGAGTCCTTCACCGAGCTCGTGCAGGCCATCGAGACTGTGCGCGGCGGCTATCTCTTTCTTAGCCCCCGCGTCTCCGAAATCGATCTTGAAGAACTCTCCGACAGGTTTGTCCCCAAGCCCCTGCCTTCCCTCGAGCTGCTGTCACCCCGAGAAAAGCAGGTTCTTGCGCTGCTCGCCGAAGGGAAGGGAGTCAAGGAAATTTCAGTCATCCTGGACATTAGCAGCAAAACCATCGAGACTCACCGTGCCAACCTGATGAAAAAGCTCGACCTGTATAGCCTGCCCGAGTTGACCAAATTTGCCTTACGCACAGGGCTGGCAAGCCTTTCGACTTAGAGGAAACCAGCGGTTATTTTTTAACATACCCGAAATGGGGGTAGATCATGAAATCTGAGGACATTCGCTGGCAGCAACGATTGGCTAACTACGCCACGGCTCTCGACCAGTTGACCAAAGCAGTTGAGCTCGCTGGGCAGCGTCCTCTGTCGGACCTTGAAAAACAGGGTCTAATCCAGGCCTTCGAATTCACGCATGAACTGGCCTGGAACGTCATGAAGGACTATTTCGTCTATCAGGGGAATCCCGCCATCACCGGTTCCCGTGACGCTATTCGCGAATCGTTTAATAAGGGGTTGGTTGCCGATGGCGAAGGATGGATGGAGATGATCAAGAGTCGAAATCAGAGTTCACACACCTATAATCAGAAGATCGCCGAGGAAATCTCCGACAAGATAAAGGTACGTTATCATCCCCTGTTCCAGTGTTTCCTGCGGCGGATGCAGGAAATTGCTTCATCATGATCGATACGGGGTTACCTGACCAGGCGATAAAAAGCCTCTGCCGGATATTCAAAGACCACCCGCAGATTCACCGTGTGATTCTTTATGGTTCGCGGGCGTTGGGAACCTATCGTCCCGGCTCCGATATCGACCTTTGTCTTGACGCCGACTCTTTGGGTTTGACGGAGTTATGCGCCATCGAGAACAGGATCGATGATCTTCTTCTTCCCTGGAAAGTCGATCTTTCACTGCTGCATACCATCGATAACTCCGCTTTGTTAGACCACATTCGCCGGGTCGGAATTCCATTTTGCGATCGGCTCGAATCGGCCTGATATGCCGTGCAAGGGTTAATTAACGGGGACGAAAGTTAAAGGATCTTCTTCATCCCGGTTATGCCAAGATTAAGGTTTATGGAGATGCTGCAACTTGCAGTTCAGGGATTTCCTGAGTTGCATACATCACCCCTGCCTGCTATACAACTCTCCGCCGGCTAATGATTAAAGGGTCCATGCTCGTGTCGCGCGCTGTGAGAGGGTGGCATTCTGTCTACCGGTTTGGCCAAGCCAGGGCGGTCGCAGGGAGGCAATGAATCGAGGTTAACAATATAAAAGTTGACTTCTGCGACACTTGTTTTGTATTTATGAGTAGTTTTCTTGTCTATGTGCCTGAAAAATAAAGGATAATTGGCGGGCTCTTATGATATCGTCTTTCCGTGCCATTCTGCTGTTCCTAGGGCTGCTTCTCCTGTTTCCCCCTGCCGTTTCGGCTGCGCCGGCTTCCAGTCTCATCCCCTTGAACAGTTGGATCTATCCGGCTTTAGACAAACTCGCCGGCCTGGGGCTGATCGAGTCGTCCCTGCAGGGAACGCGACCCTATACCCGTCATGAGGCGGCCCGCCAGGTGCAGGAGGCCTCCCTGGCGGCAGCGGAGAGGTCGACGCCAGCCGTGGTGCCCGAACTGCTGAGCCGTCTCGAAAATGAACTGTCCGAGGCCATGGCCGAAGTTCGCGGCGACGCAAATCCGTCGGGCACCTTCAAACCGCTGCGCCGTCTTGATCTGGCCTATCTCAACCGCCACGGTGATGAGAACAGCTATCCGCGCACCAACGCCCATCAATTTTCTCTCAACACCAACAATGACGGCATCGACTACGCCAAGGGCAGCAATGGGGAATTGCGACTGTCGGGCGATGCCCGGCTCGGTTCTTTCCTGCAGTTCGAATGGCAGCCCGTCGTCGTCGCTGGCGAGGACGAAGCCGATCTGCACTGGGTTAACACCCGGGTCGCCGCACAACTTGGCGTCGTGGAAATCTCCGTCGGGCGCCAGTCGCTATGGTGGGGGCAGGGCCGTCACGGCTCCCTTATCCTGACCAACAACGCGCAGTCCCTCGATATGCTGCGCCTCACCAATCCAGTACCCCTGCAGTTGCCCTGGATTCTGGAATACCTTGGCCCTTTTCGCTTCGATGTCTTCTGGAGCCGTCTGGAAAACGATCGTGTCGTGCCCGAGCCCTACTTCGCCGGCGCCCGCCTTAATTTCAAACCCCTGACCTGGCTGGAGCTCGGCGTCTTTCGTACCACTCTTTTCGGCGGTGAAGGTCGTCCTGCCATCGACCTGCCAGAATTCATTACCGTCCTCGGCGGCGACAACAAGTTTTCCGGTGAAGAGGATAACGGCAACTCCATCGCCGGCTTCGACTGGCGCCTTAAAATACCCTTTCTGGCCCAGGCTGAGCTCTATGGCGAATGGGGAGGCGAAGATCAGCACGACCGTTGGCCCACCAAAAATGCCCTGCTAGCGGGGCTGTATTTCCCGCGTCTCGATGCGGACGGGCGCCTGGCCCTGCGCCTCGAATACGCCGACCTCAACTATAAGGGCAACGGTCTCGGCAGTGGTCCCGTCTGGTATCAACACAGCATCTATCAATCAGGCTACACCTACGAAGATCAGATCCTGGGGCACCACGTCGGTGGGGACAGTCGCGACTACTTGGCTCAGCTCGACTGGTATGTCAGTCCCTCTTTGCAGCTGGCTTTTTCCTTCGATTATGAAGAGCGTGAGACCTCGCGCCTTAACGGGGCGGCCATTGAGAAACACCTGCAACCCGGTTTGGCCGCGCGCTGGCAGCACTGCGCCACCAGCGCCCTGACGGCTGATTTTTATTACGATCGGGTGGAAAACGCCGACTTTGTCGAGGGCGCCGATGATCACCGCCATCTTGTTCGACTTGGTCTGGAAATGACTTTTTAGTTGAGCCCTTTGATCTAAAAATTGAGGAATCCATGAAGATATTTGGTAAGTTCATCGGTTTTATTCTGGTGTCGCTGCTGGCCGGTTGCGCCTCCTTTACCGACCTGGAGCCTGGTACTGTGCTGGCCGTCAGCGGCTCCCCCGTGCTCGAACGGGAGGAGGTTGTCGTCGATACCCTGCCAACGGAGGTCACTACTGCCGTCGACTACCTGGTCGGCCCCGGCGACGTGCTGCTGGTCAATGTCAACGGCAAACCCGATCTGAGCAGCCCCGGTCTTGCCGGTGGCGGCAGCAGCAGAGTTGCTGGCAGCCGGGTCGACGGCTCCGGTTTCATTCGCCTGCCCCTGGTCGGTTCGGTAGCCGTCTCCGGTCTAAGCCTCGACCAGATCGAGGGCCGGCTTCGTCAGGCCTTTTCTGCCTACCTGCAAGAACCCTGGGTAGTTGTGGAGATTGCTGAATACAAGAGTCATCCCCTCTATCTGCTCGGTCAGTTCAAGAGCGCCGGCACCTACTACATGGATCGGCCTCTTACCCTGCTCAACGGCCTCGCCCTGGGCGGCGGCATGCTCGATACCGCCAACCTGCGCAGCGCCCGCCTTATCCGGGATGGTCTTACCGCGCCGGTCGATATCTACCAGTTGCTGCGTGAAGGCTCCCTTGAGCAGAACGTCTGGCTTAAAGCTGGCGATACCATCTATGTCCCTGACGACAAAAACCAGAACGTCTTCGTCTTCGGTGCCGTCAGCAAGCCCGGTCCCGTGCCCATGCCCAATGGTCGCCTCAGCCTGAGTCAGGCCCTGGCCAGCGCCGGTATCGGCGAAACCCGCGGCAATACCGAGTATGTGCGTATCATCCGCTCCCTCTCCGCTACCCGCGGCGAGCTCATGGTCGTCGATCAGAATCGGGTCATGCGCGGCGAGTCGCTCCCCTTTCCTCTGACCGAAGGAGATATTGTCTATGTGCCGCGTAGCGCCGTCGGCAACTGGAACCAGGCCATCCAGGAGATTCTGCCCTCCCTGCAGGCGGTCAGCGCCGTCCTGCAGCCCTTTGTCTCCATCAAGTTCCTGAGCGAAGACTGATACCTCTAATTGCCTTGTAATCAGCTGAAGGATTGAATCGAACCCATGCCGTCCACCGATAAACCGACCT from Desulfuromonas sp. KJ2020 encodes the following:
- a CDS encoding capsule assembly Wzi family protein; protein product: MISSFRAILLFLGLLLLFPPAVSAAPASSLIPLNSWIYPALDKLAGLGLIESSLQGTRPYTRHEAARQVQEASLAAAERSTPAVVPELLSRLENELSEAMAEVRGDANPSGTFKPLRRLDLAYLNRHGDENSYPRTNAHQFSLNTNNDGIDYAKGSNGELRLSGDARLGSFLQFEWQPVVVAGEDEADLHWVNTRVAAQLGVVEISVGRQSLWWGQGRHGSLILTNNAQSLDMLRLTNPVPLQLPWILEYLGPFRFDVFWSRLENDRVVPEPYFAGARLNFKPLTWLELGVFRTTLFGGEGRPAIDLPEFITVLGGDNKFSGEEDNGNSIAGFDWRLKIPFLAQAELYGEWGGEDQHDRWPTKNALLAGLYFPRLDADGRLALRLEYADLNYKGNGLGSGPVWYQHSIYQSGYTYEDQILGHHVGGDSRDYLAQLDWYVSPSLQLAFSFDYEERETSRLNGAAIEKHLQPGLAARWQHCATSALTADFYYDRVENADFVEGADDHRHLVRLGLEMTF
- a CDS encoding polysaccharide biosynthesis/export family protein, with the protein product MKIFGKFIGFILVSLLAGCASFTDLEPGTVLAVSGSPVLEREEVVVDTLPTEVTTAVDYLVGPGDVLLVNVNGKPDLSSPGLAGGGSSRVAGSRVDGSGFIRLPLVGSVAVSGLSLDQIEGRLRQAFSAYLQEPWVVVEIAEYKSHPLYLLGQFKSAGTYYMDRPLTLLNGLALGGGMLDTANLRSARLIRDGLTAPVDIYQLLREGSLEQNVWLKAGDTIYVPDDKNQNVFVFGAVSKPGPVPMPNGRLSLSQALASAGIGETRGNTEYVRIIRSLSATRGELMVVDQNRVMRGESLPFPLTEGDIVYVPRSAVGNWNQAIQEILPSLQAVSAVLQPFVSIKFLSED